A portion of the Pectobacterium brasiliense genome contains these proteins:
- a CDS encoding ABC transporter permease subunit, translating into MSESLYCRTCATINQTQRPRYGVLIPLFSRLLTLAGIVVLIGMLPWLSGQDPALALLRARSGEQEATAETLNAIRHSLGLDQGPLQLLLNWLTGLLHGDAGNSWVSGRPVLPGMLQATGVSITLMASSALVAFTLAAVLCAPTFRQGLRGQVHRSGGLFAALFTALPEFLLASFLLIVGAVWLQWFPPYGWLGLHYAVLPSLALGIPAGGYLGRIIADALSATFSENWLTTWSVAGVSRRHIALAVLKRTLPSVMPLVGLVLVSLTGGAIAVEKVFAIPGLGRATLGAAAAQDLPALQVGVLILLLIASLAGIAASGVRLLILGRALRSGAMPVPEERGSPASRHAIWLPIICVLILALLLLAGLPRDPYNSAFLRLQPPSFLLPFGADAMGRDLLARVAHGTLNTCLLALAVSLACLAIGLLVGLFPRLFTGPIEVTNALPPVIAGLLVAAVNGPTATGAAIAVIAVSWAPLAAHTAALVAEINARPYIRMLPILGVGPIRRSLFYILPALIGPLFRHAMLKLPGIALALASLGFLGLGASPPTPEWGRVLAEGMPYIERAFWGVLAPAAALGVLSILAVSAANLSGRHKH; encoded by the coding sequence ATGAGCGAATCGCTGTATTGCCGCACTTGTGCGACCATCAACCAGACGCAACGCCCGCGATATGGCGTGCTGATCCCGCTGTTTTCGCGGCTGCTGACGCTGGCGGGGATTGTGGTGCTGATTGGCATGTTGCCGTGGCTATCCGGTCAGGATCCGGCGCTGGCGCTGCTGCGCGCCCGTTCCGGCGAGCAGGAAGCGACGGCGGAAACGCTAAACGCAATTCGTCACTCACTCGGGCTGGATCAAGGCCCGCTGCAATTGCTGTTGAACTGGCTGACCGGCCTGTTGCACGGCGATGCGGGCAATTCCTGGGTGTCTGGTCGGCCGGTTCTTCCAGGGATGCTGCAAGCAACGGGTGTCTCGATCACGCTAATGGCCTCCTCAGCGCTGGTGGCCTTCACGCTGGCTGCCGTGCTGTGCGCCCCGACCTTTCGGCAGGGATTGCGCGGTCAGGTTCATCGTTCAGGCGGTCTGTTTGCCGCCTTATTTACCGCGCTGCCCGAATTCCTGCTGGCATCATTTCTGCTGATTGTCGGTGCCGTCTGGCTACAGTGGTTTCCCCCTTATGGCTGGCTAGGCCTGCACTACGCGGTGCTGCCGTCGCTGGCGCTCGGTATTCCAGCAGGCGGCTACCTTGGCCGGATTATTGCCGACGCGCTATCTGCCACCTTCAGCGAAAACTGGCTCACCACCTGGAGTGTGGCAGGTGTGAGCCGCCGTCATATCGCGCTGGCCGTGCTGAAACGCACGTTGCCCAGCGTGATGCCGCTGGTCGGGCTGGTGCTGGTCTCGTTAACCGGCGGTGCCATTGCCGTCGAAAAAGTATTCGCGATTCCCGGTCTGGGACGCGCCACGCTGGGGGCGGCAGCGGCACAGGATCTGCCCGCTTTACAGGTCGGCGTGCTGATTCTCTTACTCATTGCCTCGCTGGCAGGCATCGCCGCCAGCGGCGTGCGGCTGCTGATTCTTGGACGCGCGCTGCGGAGCGGCGCGATGCCCGTGCCGGAAGAGCGTGGTAGCCCCGCGTCTCGCCATGCCATCTGGCTACCGATTATCTGCGTGCTGATCCTGGCGCTACTGTTGCTGGCTGGCCTGCCGCGCGATCCCTATAATTCGGCCTTTCTGCGTCTGCAACCGCCGTCGTTTCTGCTGCCTTTTGGCGCGGATGCGATGGGGCGTGATTTGCTGGCGCGCGTCGCACACGGTACGTTAAATACCTGTCTGCTGGCGTTGGCGGTATCGCTGGCCTGTCTGGCAATTGGCCTGTTGGTTGGGCTCTTTCCGCGTCTGTTCACCGGCCCGATTGAAGTGACTAACGCCCTGCCGCCAGTGATTGCCGGGCTGCTGGTTGCTGCGGTAAACGGCCCGACTGCAACGGGTGCGGCGATTGCCGTGATTGCCGTGAGTTGGGCACCGCTCGCAGCCCACACGGCGGCGTTGGTGGCTGAAATCAATGCGCGCCCTTATATTCGAATGCTGCCGATTCTCGGCGTCGGCCCGATACGGCGCAGCCTGTTCTATATTCTGCCCGCGCTGATTGGCCCGCTTTTCCGTCACGCCATGCTGAAACTGCCGGGCATCGCGCTGGCGCTCGCATCGCTCGGCTTTTTAGGTCTGGGCGCATCACCGCCGACGCCAGAATGGGGACGCGTGCTGGCTGAAGGGATGCCGTATATCGAACGTGCCTTCTGGGGCGTGCTGGCACCAGCAGCGGCACTCGGCGTGCTGTCGATACTGGCGGTAAGCGCAGCGAATCTTTCCGGTCGCCACAAGCACTAA
- a CDS encoding AraC family transcriptional regulator: MRIVIMFIVMRDGVFHMRNGGEKMVQRQQRVREGLSSGDLCRMNEVNRSDSRRTLPGNIGECWSDFSRIDADLSLARSQYRPYRALVEETQNPHSQPMLIMTFALAGESAYYDCGGSSIGFRQQHVTMTTFGASAGERHYQAQQQVDQLRLLVGKTAAARYFGADCAEQLFNDDRVQLRAFTPVSAASQVHVNALCSDGDPLNRHIHALSLLAQYRHVLQPEEKRGGIRPQERQQLDQVCRWMREHLAEPLTLASIAAQAGMSESRLKLGFHRCFATTPGQMLLQMRMERAHQLLEQGFQVAQTAWQVGYRHPANFSLAFTRYFNRNPKMITSRK, from the coding sequence ATGAGAATCGTTATTATGTTCATTGTTATGCGAGACGGCGTTTTTCATATGCGAAACGGCGGGGAGAAGATGGTGCAAAGACAGCAACGGGTGCGAGAGGGATTATCATCGGGCGATCTGTGCCGGATGAATGAGGTGAATCGTTCTGATTCGCGTCGAACACTGCCAGGCAACATCGGTGAGTGCTGGTCGGATTTCAGCCGTATTGATGCGGATCTGTCGCTGGCGCGTTCGCAATATCGCCCGTATCGTGCCTTGGTGGAAGAAACGCAGAACCCGCATTCGCAGCCGATGCTGATCATGACGTTTGCGCTGGCAGGGGAGTCTGCTTATTACGATTGCGGCGGCTCATCGATCGGGTTTCGCCAGCAGCATGTCACGATGACGACGTTTGGTGCCAGCGCGGGCGAGCGCCATTATCAGGCTCAGCAGCAGGTCGATCAGCTACGGCTGCTGGTGGGGAAAACGGCGGCAGCGCGCTATTTTGGCGCGGACTGTGCGGAGCAATTGTTTAACGATGATAGGGTACAGCTGCGCGCATTTACGCCCGTCTCTGCGGCTAGTCAGGTGCACGTCAATGCGCTGTGCAGTGATGGCGATCCGCTAAATCGACATATCCATGCCTTAAGCCTGCTGGCACAGTATCGGCACGTCCTACAACCGGAAGAGAAGCGCGGTGGTATCCGCCCACAGGAACGGCAGCAATTGGATCAAGTATGTCGCTGGATGCGTGAGCATCTGGCCGAACCGCTGACGCTGGCCTCTATTGCAGCTCAGGCTGGAATGAGTGAATCCAGACTCAAACTGGGGTTTCATCGCTGCTTTGCGACCACACCGGGTCAGATGCTATTGCAGATGCGGATGGAACGGGCACATCAGCTGCTGGAACAGGGATTTCAGGTGGCGCAGACGGCATGGCAAGTTGGCTATCGACACCCTGCTAATTTCAGTCTGGCATTTACGCGCTATTTTAACCGTAACCCGAAAATGATTACTTCGCGTAAGTAA
- a CDS encoding MDR family MFS transporter: MSDLTANRAPRPYPPLLLGSQLVFNIGFYAVVPFLAIFLRDDMLLSGWAIGLVIGLRTFSQQGMFLVGGALADRFGARVIILCGCVVRISGYLLLALGDSLWPIILGACLTGVGGALFSPAIEALMAQAGTQSEKEGKRSRSEWFALFAICGELGAVLGPLLGSVLAGYGFQRVALAGAGVFVIALIVLFFSLPPTQRNRGELQIAPWWETFRQRRFVAFIIAYSAYLFSYNQLYLALPVELHRSGSSEKDLGPLFVLASLLVIGLQLPLARFARRVGAARMLPLGFALLAASFFSVALFASSTPPEGWQRLLPAISLITLLTLGQMLIVPVGMDLIPRFANNQNLGAHYGALASMGGIAVLVGNFILGSQLDRALTPSPQAAIPWVLLAAVPLCSSLAMMVICRPFKSAPTVNE, encoded by the coding sequence ATGTCAGACCTTACCGCCAACCGCGCCCCACGGCCTTATCCCCCGTTACTTCTGGGTAGCCAGCTGGTTTTCAACATTGGCTTTTATGCCGTCGTGCCGTTTCTGGCCATTTTCCTGCGTGACGATATGCTGCTTTCCGGCTGGGCCATCGGGCTGGTGATTGGCTTACGAACCTTTTCTCAGCAGGGCATGTTTTTAGTCGGCGGTGCGCTGGCCGATCGCTTTGGTGCGCGCGTGATCATCCTGTGCGGCTGCGTCGTGCGTATCAGCGGCTATCTCCTGCTGGCCTTAGGCGACTCACTGTGGCCGATCATCCTTGGTGCCTGTCTGACCGGTGTCGGCGGTGCTCTGTTCTCCCCCGCGATTGAAGCGCTGATGGCACAGGCCGGTACGCAAAGTGAAAAAGAGGGAAAACGCAGCCGCTCCGAGTGGTTCGCCCTGTTTGCCATTTGCGGCGAGTTAGGCGCGGTGCTGGGGCCGTTGCTCGGTTCGGTACTGGCGGGATACGGATTCCAGCGCGTGGCGCTAGCCGGTGCGGGCGTGTTTGTTATCGCACTCATCGTCCTGTTTTTCAGCCTGCCGCCAACGCAGCGTAATCGGGGAGAATTACAGATTGCCCCGTGGTGGGAAACGTTCCGCCAGCGCCGTTTTGTCGCGTTCATCATTGCCTACAGCGCTTACCTGTTCAGCTACAACCAGCTCTATCTGGCGCTGCCGGTTGAACTGCATCGCTCCGGCAGCAGCGAGAAAGATCTCGGTCCGCTATTTGTCCTCGCTTCACTGCTGGTGATCGGATTGCAGCTCCCGCTGGCGCGTTTTGCCCGCCGGGTTGGCGCGGCACGCATGCTGCCACTGGGCTTTGCGCTGCTAGCTGCATCGTTCTTTAGTGTCGCGCTGTTTGCTTCCAGCACGCCACCTGAAGGCTGGCAGCGTCTACTTCCCGCTATCTCGTTAATTACGCTGCTGACGCTGGGGCAGATGCTGATCGTTCCCGTCGGGATGGACCTTATCCCGCGCTTTGCCAACAACCAGAATTTGGGGGCGCACTACGGCGCGCTGGCGTCGATGGGTGGCATCGCCGTTCTGGTTGGCAACTTTATCCTCGGCAGCCAGCTTGACCGCGCGCTGACGCCGTCACCGCAGGCCGCCATTCCGTGGGTGCTGCTCGCCGCCGTGCCGTTGTGCAGTTCGCTGGCGATGATGGTCATCTGCCGCCCGTTTAAATCCGCTCCAACCGTGAATGAATAA
- the proP gene encoding glycine betaine/L-proline transporter ProP produces the protein MRFKKKKVEPMKIQDITIIDNARLKKAITAAALGNAMEWFDFGVYGFVAYALGQVFFPGADPGVQMIAALATFSVPFLVRPLGGIFFGAMGDKFGRQKVLSITIIIMSVSTFCIGLIPSYESIGIWAPILLLLAKLAQGFSVGGEYTGAAIFVAEYSPDRRRGFLGSWLDFGSIAGFVMGAGVVVLISSIVGEESFLDWGWRIPFFIAAPLGLIGIYLRHALEETPTFQQHVDNIDKESKDSIQSPPKISLREIVTKQWKGLLICIGMVISTNVTYYMLLTYMPSYLSHSLNYSEDHGVMIIIAVMIGMLFVQPVMGLMSDRYGRRPFIICGSIGLLLLSVPSFILINSDVIGLIFCGLLMLAVLLNSFTGVMASTLPALFPTHIRYSALATSFNVSVLVAGFTPTAAAWLVESTGNLYMPAYYLMVIGLIGLITGMSMRETANQPLKGATPAASDRTEAKELLQEQYDNIEQKIEEIDEQITELEKKRKRLTEQHPEIN, from the coding sequence ATGAGATTTAAAAAGAAAAAAGTCGAACCGATGAAAATTCAGGACATTACCATTATTGATAATGCCAGACTTAAAAAAGCCATTACCGCCGCCGCATTAGGTAATGCGATGGAATGGTTTGATTTCGGTGTATATGGTTTTGTAGCGTATGCGCTCGGACAGGTCTTTTTCCCCGGAGCCGATCCCGGCGTACAAATGATCGCCGCGCTGGCAACGTTCTCGGTTCCCTTTTTGGTTCGACCACTCGGTGGGATATTCTTTGGCGCGATGGGGGATAAATTTGGTCGCCAGAAAGTCCTGTCGATCACCATTATTATCATGTCGGTGAGTACATTCTGTATCGGCTTGATTCCGTCCTATGAATCGATTGGTATTTGGGCACCGATATTACTGCTGTTGGCGAAACTGGCGCAGGGATTCTCCGTTGGCGGCGAATATACCGGCGCCGCGATTTTCGTTGCTGAATATTCCCCAGACAGACGACGCGGCTTTTTAGGAAGCTGGCTGGATTTCGGCTCTATTGCCGGGTTCGTGATGGGCGCGGGCGTCGTGGTGCTCATTTCCTCCATCGTGGGAGAAGAAAGCTTTCTGGATTGGGGATGGCGTATTCCGTTCTTTATTGCCGCGCCGCTCGGATTAATAGGGATTTATTTGCGTCATGCGCTGGAAGAAACGCCGACATTCCAACAGCACGTTGACAACATTGATAAAGAATCAAAAGACAGCATCCAATCTCCGCCGAAGATTTCTTTGCGTGAAATTGTGACCAAGCAATGGAAAGGTCTGCTGATCTGTATCGGGATGGTGATTAGCACCAATGTCACCTATTACATGCTGCTGACCTATATGCCGAGCTACCTTTCACACAGCCTGAATTACTCGGAAGATCACGGGGTGATGATTATTATTGCCGTCATGATCGGGATGCTGTTTGTGCAGCCAGTGATGGGGCTGATGAGCGACCGCTACGGGCGCAGGCCGTTTATTATTTGCGGCAGTATTGGGCTGCTGCTGCTGTCGGTGCCGAGCTTCATCTTGATCAACAGCGATGTGATTGGACTAATTTTCTGCGGATTACTGATGCTGGCTGTACTGCTGAATTCGTTCACGGGGGTGATGGCTTCAACGCTGCCCGCGCTGTTCCCGACGCATATTCGTTATAGCGCGTTGGCGACCTCATTTAACGTTTCCGTACTGGTTGCGGGCTTTACGCCAACAGCGGCGGCGTGGCTGGTGGAATCGACTGGCAACCTGTATATGCCGGCGTACTACCTAATGGTAATTGGGCTGATCGGCCTGATTACCGGGATGTCGATGCGTGAAACCGCTAACCAGCCCCTGAAAGGCGCAACGCCAGCGGCATCGGATCGGACGGAAGCCAAAGAGCTGTTGCAGGAACAGTACGACAATATCGAGCAAAAAATAGAAGAAATTGACGAGCAAATCACCGAACTGGAGAAGAAAAGAAAGCGGCTGACCGAACAGCATCCTGAGATTAATTGA
- a CDS encoding ABC transporter substrate-binding protein: MNMRNRLWPVSGLLSATLLLSGCFNEPEENHSSHHDGRIKLAMLQPPRSGLTPLSDDAFKLSRWSTAETLVVLDKLGEAQPALATKWQQIDDKSWRFELRPNVHFHDNTALNAATVVNALTVASTAAPKPRILDGVQLTVKADGDNAVVVSTAKPDPLLPQRLSSPQLAILSSAAYGKNGVVNPINTGSGPFVLRTVTGTSSAVLDRFDGYWGEKAQASGIDVSFVSDGAARAAALRTGTADIVEAIPVSQAPLLEQSLVHEVPMPRTNTLYLNTRHGVMQDPAMRAAVRDAINRQQLVDNVYEKRADIAQGLLGPALPWAAGLRQPVVNPVKAGTPAGATITLATFSDRAELPEVAVYLAQQLTAAGFTVKQVVREYAQIESDALAGKFDAFILSRATVLDSGDPVAYLYSDFACEGSFNIAQLCRPEIDQALQKAAAIPAGEARRQAIMQAENLILASDAAIPMLHERVIQGESAQVKDALRDPRERTLINAATHIVTSAK, from the coding sequence ATGAATATGCGTAATCGCCTGTGGCCCGTTTCTGGCTTGCTGTCAGCCACGCTGCTGCTTTCTGGTTGCTTCAACGAGCCGGAGGAAAACCATTCCTCGCATCATGACGGTCGAATCAAACTGGCGATGCTTCAGCCGCCGCGCTCCGGCCTGACACCGCTGAGCGATGATGCCTTTAAGCTGTCGCGTTGGAGCACCGCAGAAACGCTGGTGGTACTCGATAAACTCGGCGAAGCCCAGCCTGCGCTGGCGACAAAATGGCAGCAGATCGATGATAAATCCTGGCGTTTTGAACTACGCCCGAACGTCCATTTTCACGATAACACCGCCTTAAACGCTGCCACGGTAGTGAATGCGCTCACCGTGGCCTCCACCGCCGCCCCCAAACCGCGCATTCTGGACGGCGTGCAGTTAACGGTAAAAGCCGATGGCGATAACGCCGTCGTTGTCTCCACGGCTAAACCGGATCCGCTGCTGCCGCAGCGTTTATCCAGCCCGCAGTTGGCGATTCTCTCCAGCGCGGCATATGGTAAAAATGGCGTCGTCAATCCGATCAACACCGGAAGCGGCCCGTTCGTTCTGCGTACCGTCACCGGCACCAGCAGCGCGGTATTGGATCGATTCGACGGTTACTGGGGTGAGAAAGCACAGGCCAGCGGTATCGACGTGAGCTTTGTCTCCGACGGCGCAGCACGTGCTGCTGCATTACGTACCGGCACGGCGGACATTGTCGAAGCCATTCCCGTTTCACAGGCACCGCTGCTGGAGCAATCGCTGGTGCATGAAGTGCCAATGCCGCGCACCAATACGCTGTATCTGAATACACGTCATGGCGTGATGCAAGATCCTGCGATGCGTGCCGCCGTGCGCGATGCAATCAATCGCCAGCAGCTGGTAGACAACGTGTATGAGAAACGCGCCGATATCGCGCAGGGTCTGTTAGGCCCTGCACTGCCGTGGGCGGCAGGACTGCGTCAACCTGTAGTGAACCCAGTCAAAGCCGGTACGCCTGCGGGTGCCACCATTACGCTGGCAACCTTCAGCGATCGCGCTGAGCTACCTGAAGTGGCAGTCTATCTGGCACAGCAGCTCACTGCCGCTGGGTTTACGGTAAAACAGGTGGTGCGTGAATATGCACAGATCGAATCCGACGCGCTGGCAGGCAAGTTTGACGCCTTTATCTTATCGCGCGCGACGGTGCTGGATTCCGGCGATCCAGTTGCCTATCTATATAGCGACTTTGCCTGCGAAGGATCATTCAATATCGCTCAACTGTGCCGCCCGGAGATCGATCAGGCGCTGCAAAAAGCAGCGGCGATTCCTGCTGGCGAAGCTCGCCGTCAGGCCATCATGCAGGCAGAAAACCTGATCCTTGCCAGCGATGCCGCGATCCCAATGCTGCATGAGCGTGTGATTCAAGGTGAAAGTGCACAGGTAAAAGACGCACTGCGCGACCCGCGTGAACGCACGCTGATTAACGCCGCTACGCATATTGTTACCAGCGCCAAGTAA
- a CDS encoding ABC transporter ATP-binding protein, which translates to MNHHLHAVPSPFLSLEHVSRYRQTPRLPWQKADPASAIFHDLSLNLQQYERVGLVGASGCGKSTLLKTLLALEAPERGAVYCDGNLITPGSVRSLLWYRRRVQYIPQDPAGSLAPRQRVADLLIEPLKRLRPDEVRHANGNHSARLGDVMDQVGLSVTLLDKVAGQLSGGQAQRVALARALIVRPEFLLADEPVSGLDLPLREQIKTLLQQITEQNKMGLLMVSHDISMLAGLCDRMLVMDGGRIIEDRPTTEVLASPQQAHTARLLQAVPALSTSGY; encoded by the coding sequence ATGAACCACCACCTGCATGCGGTTCCCTCACCGTTTTTAAGTCTTGAGCACGTTAGCCGCTATCGCCAGACGCCACGTTTGCCGTGGCAAAAGGCCGATCCCGCCAGTGCGATTTTTCACGACCTGTCGCTAAACCTGCAACAGTACGAACGCGTCGGGCTGGTTGGTGCGTCCGGCTGTGGTAAATCCACGCTGCTAAAAACCCTGCTCGCGCTTGAAGCGCCGGAGCGTGGCGCGGTGTACTGCGACGGCAACCTGATTACGCCCGGTTCGGTGCGTTCGCTGCTCTGGTATCGCCGCCGCGTTCAGTACATTCCGCAGGATCCGGCAGGCTCGCTCGCGCCGCGTCAGCGCGTCGCCGATCTCCTCATAGAGCCATTGAAGCGACTCCGCCCCGATGAAGTCCGCCACGCTAATGGAAATCATTCTGCCCGACTGGGCGATGTCATGGATCAGGTAGGACTGAGCGTCACGCTTCTGGATAAGGTCGCCGGACAGCTTTCCGGAGGACAGGCACAACGCGTTGCGCTGGCGCGAGCGCTGATCGTTAGACCCGAGTTTTTATTGGCAGACGAGCCCGTCAGCGGCCTGGACTTGCCGCTGCGCGAACAGATTAAAACCCTGCTTCAACAGATTACCGAACAAAACAAGATGGGCTTGCTGATGGTCTCGCACGACATTTCCATGCTCGCCGGGCTATGCGACAGAATGCTGGTCATGGACGGCGGACGCATTATTGAAGATCGCCCTACAACCGAGGTGCTGGCTTCGCCGCAGCAGGCGCACACCGCCCGTCTGTTGCAGGCCGTTCCCGCCCTATCGACGTCGGGCTATTAG
- a CDS encoding class I SAM-dependent methyltransferase has translation MNQLETLWQLAASSVKADALYLALEQQIFDRLEEITTPQQLAKALGWQQEKTGFLLEILWSMQLLTRHHDGYRTAPACAAVLCRSSSRFLGDAWRFRLTSLRQFGQGLGDGMSQPLQTQLSELPRDAAWANAAEQQIAQEQRAITADRAEQLIASLPDFPQIRHVLDLGGGPGWVAITLALRHAQISGTVYDLPQTAAVAQRNIDAAGLSARLSEQSGTFPSETYDLIWSSSFLHFVEDIPTMLSTLYDTLASEGTLVLAQAEIAEAPEDAAPVLPFYLPMQMSGRHVTREGQLTQWLLETGFTSVETRRHQAFPMAPLNVLIARKHR, from the coding sequence ATGAATCAATTAGAGACGTTATGGCAGCTTGCCGCCAGCAGCGTGAAGGCTGACGCCTTATATCTGGCGCTGGAACAGCAGATTTTCGACCGACTGGAAGAGATCACCACGCCGCAGCAACTGGCGAAAGCGCTGGGCTGGCAGCAGGAGAAAACCGGGTTTCTACTTGAGATCCTGTGGAGCATGCAGCTATTGACGCGCCATCACGACGGCTATCGCACCGCTCCAGCCTGCGCCGCCGTGCTCTGTCGCAGTAGTTCACGTTTTCTGGGCGACGCCTGGCGCTTTCGCCTGACCAGCCTGCGTCAGTTTGGTCAAGGGCTCGGCGACGGCATGTCTCAGCCGCTGCAAACGCAGTTGAGCGAATTACCGCGCGATGCGGCGTGGGCCAATGCCGCGGAACAGCAAATCGCTCAGGAACAGCGGGCAATAACGGCCGACCGTGCCGAGCAGTTGATCGCCAGCCTGCCGGATTTCCCGCAAATCAGACACGTTCTCGATCTGGGCGGCGGCCCCGGCTGGGTAGCGATTACGCTGGCGCTGCGTCATGCTCAGATCTCCGGCACGGTGTATGACCTGCCGCAGACTGCCGCCGTAGCGCAGCGCAATATCGATGCAGCCGGATTATCCGCACGCCTGTCGGAGCAAAGCGGCACGTTTCCCAGTGAAACATACGATCTGATCTGGAGCTCCTCATTCCTGCATTTTGTCGAAGACATTCCCACTATGCTGAGCACGCTCTACGATACGCTGGCATCGGAGGGCACGCTGGTTCTGGCACAGGCGGAGATTGCCGAAGCGCCGGAGGATGCCGCACCGGTTCTGCCGTTCTACCTGCCGATGCAAATGAGTGGACGCCACGTCACGCGGGAAGGTCAACTGACGCAGTGGCTGTTAGAAACGGGCTTTACCTCCGTCGAAACTCGTCGTCATCAGGCATTTCCCATGGCACCGCTGAATGTACTGATCGCCCGCAAACACCGATAA
- a CDS encoding AMP nucleosidase has translation MHNSGSHVSLTVTQTLDKLEALYDDAVSALRDAIGDFINDGTLPDANARTAGLFAYPALRVSWSGNSTGHPRHRAYGRFTHPGSYSTTVTRPAFLRAYLAEQLALLEGDYDVTIEVSPSQQEIPFPYVLDGSDLILDRSMSAGIAKHFPTTELSQIGDETADGLFHATTTSPLSHFDALRTDFSLARLRHYTGTPVEHIQPFILFTNYTRYVDEFVRWACAQIADPDSPYEALSCAGGIYITAETPNPEQTVSDLAWKNHQMPAYHLIPRQGKGITMVNIGVGPSNAKTICDHLAVMRPHAWLMIGHCGGLRESQSIGDYVLAHAYLRDDHVLDAVLPPDIPIPSIAEVQRALYDATKMVSGMPGEEVKQRLRTGTVVTTDDRNWELRYAASALRFNLSRAVAVDMESATIAAQGYRFRVPYGTLLCVSDKPLHGEIKLPGQANRFYEGAISEHLQIGICAIDLLRAESDKLHSRKLRTFNEPPFR, from the coding sequence ATGCATAACAGCGGATCCCACGTCAGTCTTACCGTCACTCAGACTCTGGATAAACTGGAAGCGCTGTATGATGACGCCGTTTCGGCGCTGCGCGACGCCATCGGGGACTTCATCAATGATGGCACGCTGCCTGATGCTAACGCGCGTACGGCGGGGCTATTTGCCTACCCTGCTCTCCGCGTTAGCTGGAGTGGCAATTCGACCGGCCATCCTCGTCATCGCGCCTATGGGCGTTTTACCCATCCCGGCAGCTACTCCACTACCGTTACCCGTCCGGCATTTTTGCGCGCTTATCTGGCGGAACAGCTGGCGCTGTTGGAGGGGGATTATGACGTCACCATCGAGGTTAGCCCGTCACAGCAGGAAATCCCGTTCCCTTACGTGCTCGACGGTTCCGATCTGATTCTTGACCGTTCGATGAGTGCCGGTATCGCCAAGCATTTCCCCACGACAGAGCTGTCGCAGATTGGAGATGAAACGGCAGATGGGCTGTTTCACGCCACCACCACGTCGCCGCTGTCACACTTCGACGCGCTGCGTACCGATTTCTCGCTGGCGCGGCTTCGTCACTACACCGGCACGCCAGTAGAACATATTCAGCCGTTCATCCTCTTCACCAACTACACGCGCTATGTCGATGAGTTTGTGCGCTGGGCCTGTGCGCAGATTGCCGATCCCGATAGCCCGTATGAGGCGCTATCTTGTGCTGGCGGTATTTACATCACCGCCGAGACGCCAAACCCCGAGCAGACGGTGTCCGATCTGGCCTGGAAGAACCACCAAATGCCGGCCTATCATCTGATTCCTCGTCAGGGTAAAGGGATTACGATGGTCAACATTGGCGTCGGGCCATCCAACGCGAAAACCATCTGCGATCACCTCGCGGTGATGCGTCCGCATGCCTGGCTGATGATCGGCCACTGCGGTGGCCTGCGCGAAAGCCAGTCCATCGGTGATTATGTACTGGCGCACGCTTACCTGCGTGACGATCACGTACTGGACGCCGTGCTACCGCCGGACATCCCGATTCCCAGCATCGCCGAGGTACAGCGCGCGCTGTATGACGCCACCAAGATGGTCAGCGGTATGCCGGGGGAAGAAGTTAAACAGCGTCTGCGTACCGGCACGGTGGTTACCACCGATGACCGCAACTGGGAGCTACGCTATGCGGCTTCTGCCCTGCGGTTTAACCTCAGTCGCGCCGTCGCCGTGGATATGGAAAGTGCAACGATTGCCGCACAGGGGTATCGCTTCCGTGTCCCTTACGGCACGTTGTTGTGCGTCTCGGATAAGCCGTTGCACGGCGAAATCAAGCTGCCGGGACAGGCAAACCGTTTCTATGAAGGGGCGATTTCGGAGCATTTGCAGATTGGCATCTGCGCTATCGATCTGCTGCGGGCGGAAAGCGATAAGCTGCACTCGCGCAAACTGCGTACCTTTAACGAGCCACCGTTCCGTTAA